Sequence from the Populus nigra chromosome 17, ddPopNigr1.1, whole genome shotgun sequence genome:
ATCAAACATttcattctttgatttttcatgaGATTAAAGGAGTATATTGCTGTTGATGGAGATCTTTTCTTAGCTTCTCTATGCAGGATGTTTAAGTTTCTCCAAAATGTCTGATTGATGATGGTTTGTTACATAATTTAGAggttataaaacaatattgtagAATGGCATTGActtgtaaaatgataaaaatcttTTGGATTTCCAGCCAAGAGGCTGTCGGTTCAAGGCTTTGAGAGTAgcttttttatacaaaatgtGAAAGGGTAGCTTTTTCTCTTATTGAAGTAGAAAGTAATGGAAGAGTGGGAATTACAAGTTTTGTCTAGAAATCTCTAGAATTAGGGAGGATGTTTGCAGAACCCATTCCACTATACAAGTTAGAAATCAGAACTTtgaaattacaaatgttttatttaaagtttCCAACTTCCATTTCATTCGTTTTCATCATCGCATGACAATGAAATGCCAACAGAGTCAAATAGGATCTTTCTCGCTCATGCTTTAGTTTCTGATTCAGATAACCTGAATGGCAGCATTGATGAACCAGTGGAAGATGGGGACACGGCTCTCCATTTGACATGCCTGTATGGCTACTGTCCCTGTGTCCAGGTTAGTTGACTCAATTTATTCTCTCTTGCTGCTTTTCAGTGGTGCTTTATAATGTTAAACAGTAGTACAAATTATTTACACTTTCCTTTGTAGCTACTCCTGGAAAGGGGAGCAAACTTGGAGGCCAAGGATGAAGAAGGGGCGATTCCTTTGCATGATGCCTGCGCAGGGGGTAAGAACAAGAAATAATTATCATCAACATGTTCCGTATTCTTTCACGATGAAATTATTTAAACTAATgttgatttttctcttcttttttccaccTCACCTCCCTTGTTCTATGCTGCAGGATTTACTGAGATAGTCCAGCTTCTGGTGAACAGTGCTAATAGTGCAGAGCGTGTGAAAAGGATGCTAGAGATAGTTGATGATGAGGGTGATACTGTAAGTTCCAATAATAAAttgaatggttttttttgtttcggttGGAGCCTCATTCTTAGAAAATAGGttgcaaaagaaattatatcatttctgtttccttttctttttaatctctttGAGGATGCTGTGTTGGGCCAGCTGATGCATTGCTGGCTTTGCCTGGTCCTTCATCTAGTGGGAGCTGACGAGGGTTCCAAGAATGACTGTATAATTTGGACCTATAGCTGTTGGCTGTGTTGTAACCCCCCACCCCACCCCAACAAACATTGTCTACTTCCTCGTGATTACTGATATTAAAACCCTTTTGCAGCCTCTTCACCATGCAGCAAGAGGTGAACATGCCGATGTTATTAGATTGCTGCTGGCTTCTGGTGCCTCCGCCACAACAGCAAACTCTTATGGAAAGGTTAGTAACCATTGATTTCATtatgaaaattatgtttctcaTCTCTGTCTTGTACCTGTTACTAATTAATTGCTATGGCAGACTCCAAGCGAACTATCTGAACCAGATACTGAAGCGCACAGAATTTTGGAATCGGCCGGATGAGCTTCTTCATGACCATCTTCAGCTTCCTCGCCCAAACACAAGATTATACCTAATGGTTGTTGGATGAAACTTTCTTTCGTTGGCTCTGCATTTTGCATTTGTTGGCTTCTTTAGAGTCTAGCTACTTAATCTTGGAACAGCTTCTTGTTGGAGAACCCATTTCAGATAATAACATTACAAGGCTACCATCTAAAGCATTTAATGTATGCACTCCTAAGGCAAGTGATATAGCTTTAAGTTACCAGAAAGTGACAATACATGTATTTTTGAACATTACATGCCTATCA
This genomic interval carries:
- the LOC133676945 gene encoding uncharacterized protein LOC133676945, producing the protein MAVHRDNLLEEEENEEDNALFEGDGLVDQDSDIPPHLRDLARAAQTGDVDALRYALDNLNGSIDEPVEDGDTALHLTCLYGYCPCVQLLLERGANLEAKDEEGAIPLHDACAGGFTEIVQLLVNSANSAERVKRMLEIVDDEGDTPLHHAARGEHADVIRLLLASGASATTANSYGKTPSELSEPDTEAHRILESAG